The following are from one region of the Falco biarmicus isolate bFalBia1 chromosome 1, bFalBia1.pri, whole genome shotgun sequence genome:
- the C1H17orf67 gene encoding uncharacterized protein C17orf67 homolog produces the protein MKTFLVFVSFLVLMTTFTDTSPILTEKDAKQILRTRREDRPRKAGFPDEPMREYMLYLQRLEQRSEEQFLEHWLNPHCYPHCNRDLVHPI, from the exons atgaagacatttcttGTGTTTGTCTCCTTTTTGGTCCTGATGACCACTTTTACAG aCACTTCACCAATTTTGACTGAAAAAGATGCCAAACAGATTCTGAGAACTCGTCGTGAAGACAGACCGAGAAAAGCTGGTTTCCCTGATGAGCCAATGAGG gaGTATATGCTTTACCTCCAGCGCTTGGAGCAGAGATCAGAAGAGCAATTCCTTGAACACTGGTTAAACCCACATTGCTACCCACACTGCAACAGGGATTTAGTGCATCCGATCTAA